In Polaribacter sp. Hel_I_88, the following proteins share a genomic window:
- a CDS encoding serine hydrolase: protein MEEYTSGWEGKIDNTKTFSLKVVIENLGFKNAKFKISNKQHIIDYSFDAKNTSTLAIPFAKNYSFKGQLSTNGKEINGFIKSGMLLYHIKLTQSNNNIFTGTWNLLMVDELKSLQLYLSVENGAGSDFEAYPIFGDNRFTGTWCSNFQKEKDLISFTDFKTGLQFKGTLMTHKIQLGIYLDKHEITQIALKKSTQEWQIGGFTSDYKKSVIELSIMEKFIIKDSLPSTHAVVISRKGKIIYENYFDGYHPNIPHDMKSASKSISSAIVGIAKDKSLFTNTKQSIFNFLPTEYQQYKDSLKSTIDIQSLLTMSSGLDADDYTKERKSLASENNYQPTRDWTATVLKAPMIHKPNTKAMYGSANPYLLGVAIDSIVSESLELFMDKYLFQKLEISNYIIQTDIKGNPYFGGGMYLTPRAMLKFGELYLHQGKWKSKRVFSKKWVQDSFKKYRNLENVPDKNGYGYLWWHNTYKVNGKNIASVEARGAGGQYIFVIPSLKIVTVITSGNYRNGKTQQPELIFETYILPYLKS, encoded by the coding sequence ATGGAGGAATATACAAGTGGTTGGGAAGGAAAAATAGATAATACAAAAACCTTTAGCTTAAAGGTTGTTATAGAGAATTTAGGATTTAAAAATGCCAAATTCAAAATTTCTAACAAGCAACATATCATTGATTATTCTTTTGATGCTAAAAACACTTCAACATTAGCAATCCCTTTTGCTAAAAACTACTCTTTTAAAGGTCAATTATCTACAAATGGCAAAGAGATTAATGGATTTATAAAATCTGGCATGCTGCTTTATCATATAAAACTAACGCAATCAAATAACAATATTTTTACAGGAACTTGGAATTTATTAATGGTTGATGAATTAAAATCACTTCAACTTTATTTAAGTGTTGAAAATGGAGCTGGGAGTGATTTTGAAGCGTATCCTATTTTTGGCGATAATCGATTTACTGGAACTTGGTGTAGCAATTTTCAAAAAGAAAAAGACTTGATTTCGTTTACTGATTTTAAAACTGGGTTACAGTTTAAAGGTACATTAATGACCCATAAAATTCAATTAGGCATCTATTTAGACAAGCATGAAATTACACAAATAGCCTTAAAAAAATCTACACAAGAGTGGCAAATTGGTGGTTTTACAAGTGACTACAAGAAGTCCGTTATTGAACTTTCCATAATGGAAAAATTCATCATCAAAGATTCCTTACCCAGCACACATGCTGTTGTAATTTCAAGGAAAGGAAAAATAATTTACGAGAATTATTTTGATGGTTATCATCCTAATATTCCACATGATATGAAATCCGCATCAAAAAGTATTTCGTCTGCTATTGTTGGCATTGCAAAAGATAAATCGTTATTTACAAATACTAAGCAATCCATATTTAATTTTTTACCTACTGAATATCAACAATATAAAGACAGTTTAAAATCAACAATTGACATTCAGAGTCTTTTAACGATGAGTTCAGGATTAGATGCAGACGATTATACCAAAGAGAGAAAATCATTAGCATCAGAGAATAACTATCAACCAACTCGTGATTGGACAGCAACTGTGTTAAAAGCGCCAATGATACATAAACCAAACACAAAAGCTATGTATGGTTCAGCAAACCCGTATTTACTTGGAGTTGCAATAGATTCCATTGTTTCAGAATCCTTAGAATTGTTTATGGACAAATACCTTTTTCAAAAACTTGAAATATCAAATTATATAATTCAAACAGATATAAAAGGCAACCCATATTTTGGAGGAGGAATGTATTTAACACCAAGAGCTATGCTAAAGTTTGGAGAACTTTATCTTCATCAAGGAAAATGGAAATCAAAACGTGTATTCTCTAAAAAGTGGGTTCAAGATTCATTTAAAAAGTATCGAAACTTAGAAAATGTTCCCGATAAAAATGGATATGGATATTTATGGTGGCACAATACATATAAAGTAAACGGAAAAAATATTGCATCTGTTGAAGCTAGAGGAGCTGGAGGACAATATATTTTTGTAATTCCTAGTTTAAAAATAGTTACTGTAATTACATCTGGAAACTATAGAAATGGGAAAACACAACAACCTGAATTGATTTTTGAAACATACATTTTACCTTATCTTAAAAGTTAA
- a CDS encoding DsbA family protein: MKIVYVYDALCGWCYGFSPVMTQFQEKYKDSLDFEVISGGMITGDRIGAIGEVAGYISWAYKDVEKATGVKFGSDFLDKTLKEGSAIFTSIPLSIALSIFKETDTTGNSVLFAAELQKAIYYDGLEPKDLQGYGKIASKFEIDSANFVEKMKEPKYRKLAEADFEKSSTFGVTGFPTIFIEVEGKYHKIGSGYMPMSQLESNYLRIKNTIK; encoded by the coding sequence ATGAAAATAGTTTATGTGTATGATGCTTTGTGTGGTTGGTGCTATGGATTTTCACCTGTGATGACTCAATTTCAAGAAAAGTACAAAGACAGTCTTGACTTTGAGGTTATTTCTGGTGGAATGATAACAGGTGATAGAATAGGGGCAATTGGTGAAGTTGCTGGTTATATAAGTTGGGCATACAAAGATGTTGAAAAGGCAACAGGCGTAAAGTTTGGTAGCGATTTTTTAGATAAAACACTTAAAGAAGGTAGTGCAATTTTCACCTCAATACCTCTCTCAATAGCATTGTCCATATTTAAAGAAACGGATACAACAGGCAATAGTGTTTTGTTTGCTGCTGAATTACAAAAAGCAATCTATTATGATGGGCTAGAACCAAAAGACTTGCAAGGATATGGAAAGATTGCCTCAAAATTTGAGATAGATTCCGCCAATTTTGTGGAAAAGATGAAAGAACCTAAATATAGAAAATTGGCAGAAGCTGACTTTGAAAAATCATCAACTTTTGGTGTAACAGGATTTCCAACCATATTCATAGAAGTAGAAGGCAAATATCATAAAATTGGTAGCGGGTATATGCCAATGAGCCAATTAGAAAGTAATTATTTAAGAATTAAAAATACAATAAAATGA
- a CDS encoding DUF6090 family protein, giving the protein MLTENKFSKYFLYAIGEIVLVVIGILIALQINNWNEQKNNEEKITNILKEIQSDILIDLETSNKVFDYQILTDSISKNILNNKYTLEDFRNNNFQFIGYNYRDFTTTSNGYDNLTVNLDNVPENYKHLLPEVKNLYVKLKTTIDVYNEKIRSTVYTNINNLSNFNWYQDFLKNKENKEQIDFFFNDVAYKNLVATYMGYRSNIFQISNEYRVKAIDLYLKIHKVINSTIEVPKIVNYKNKSSNNYIGTYTLKETINPSSMWNSNIDVVKKNDQLVIINPIDDFDLKLLSYTKNTFFLDEFYDGIILFDSPKSGHLYISYAVNSYAIYIKTASN; this is encoded by the coding sequence ATGCTGACTGAAAACAAATTCAGTAAATATTTTTTGTATGCTATTGGCGAAATTGTACTTGTGGTTATTGGTATATTAATTGCCTTGCAAATTAACAACTGGAACGAACAAAAAAATAATGAAGAAAAAATTACAAATATTTTAAAAGAAATACAAAGTGATATTTTAATTGATTTAGAAACTTCTAATAAGGTTTTTGACTATCAAATATTAACAGATTCTATTTCAAAAAATATATTAAACAACAAATACACACTAGAAGATTTTAGAAATAACAATTTTCAATTTATAGGGTACAATTATCGAGATTTTACAACGACTTCTAACGGTTATGATAATCTAACAGTTAATTTAGATAATGTTCCAGAAAATTATAAACACTTGCTTCCAGAGGTTAAAAATTTGTACGTTAAACTCAAAACTACTATAGATGTATATAATGAAAAAATAAGAAGTACAGTGTATACAAATATTAATAATTTATCCAATTTTAATTGGTATCAAGATTTTTTAAAAAATAAAGAAAATAAGGAACAAATTGACTTTTTTTTTAATGATGTTGCATATAAAAATCTTGTAGCCACGTATATGGGGTATAGAAGCAATATTTTTCAAATTAGTAATGAATATAGAGTAAAAGCTATAGACCTGTATTTAAAAATACATAAAGTAATTAACAGTACAATTGAAGTTCCTAAAATTGTTAATTATAAAAACAAATCTTCAAATAATTATATAGGGACTTATACATTAAAGGAAACTATAAATCCTTCTAGTATGTGGAATTCAAATATAGATGTTGTTAAAAAAAACGATCAATTAGTAATTATAAACCCAATAGATGATTTTGATTTAAAGTTACTATCCTATACTAAAAACACTTTTTTTCTTGATGAATTTTATGATGGAATAATACTATTTGATAGTCCAAAGAGTGGGCATTTGTATATATCTTATGCAGTTAACTCTTATGCAATTTATATAAAAACAGCATCAAATTAG
- a CDS encoding DJ-1/PfpI family protein, whose protein sequence is MKKLGIITLIFATIFTSCNTDTSKPNVENPEFTKTKQPTDTLTKHLKPYNPKLPTIGLLMYNGVLQSEVIATSDVFAKPTEDGKQLFNVISIAETKNPITTEEGMHFVPDYTFKNCPKLTALFVPSAYDMYAQVNNPKIINFIIEKNKETNYIVSNCAGAQLIGKSGIADGKKIVTWIGGGEQLQKDYPNLKVQDEHVVTFVEDGKFSSSNGNLASYISALNLVEKMTSLEHRKFVESYLYLDRLKNWKE, encoded by the coding sequence ATAAAAAAATTAGGAATTATAACATTAATCTTTGCTACTATTTTTACAAGTTGTAATACGGATACATCAAAACCTAATGTTGAAAACCCGGAGTTTACAAAAACTAAACAACCAACTGATACACTTACAAAACACCTAAAACCTTATAACCCAAAATTGCCAACAATAGGACTTTTGATGTATAATGGCGTTTTACAAAGCGAAGTAATTGCAACATCGGATGTGTTTGCAAAACCAACTGAAGATGGAAAACAACTTTTTAACGTAATTTCTATAGCAGAAACTAAAAATCCAATAACAACCGAAGAAGGAATGCATTTTGTGCCTGATTACACGTTTAAAAATTGTCCAAAATTAACAGCTCTTTTTGTGCCAAGTGCTTACGATATGTACGCACAAGTTAATAACCCCAAGATTATTAATTTTATAATTGAAAAAAATAAGGAAACCAACTATATAGTAAGCAATTGTGCTGGAGCGCAATTAATTGGAAAATCAGGAATTGCAGACGGAAAAAAAATAGTAACGTGGATTGGTGGTGGAGAACAGTTGCAAAAAGACTATCCAAATTTAAAAGTACAAGATGAACATGTAGTTACTTTTGTTGAAGATGGAAAATTCAGTTCATCAAATGGAAATTTGGCAAGCTATATTTCTGCATTAAATTTAGTAGAAAAAATGACCAGTTTAGAACATCGGAAATTTGTTGAAAGTTATTTATATCTCGACCGACTTAAGAATTGGAAAGAATAA
- a CDS encoding NAD(P)-dependent oxidoreductase — protein sequence MKIALFGATGQTGQCFLELALEKGFEVKALVRSPEKMSQKNVKLKIHKGDVLNLNDVKQAVEGTDIVVSLFGHVKGSPEWLQTNGTKNIVQAMKDANVNRIISLSGGGLPFPEKDKPKFADKLIRTIMKIAVPKVLNDAIKHHEVLKESGLKWSIVRGPRLTNDKATESYRVGWVGVNASTKISRADLAHFILSQVEDEKFNFQMPFVSV from the coding sequence ATGAAAATAGCATTATTTGGTGCCACAGGTCAAACAGGACAGTGTTTTTTAGAGTTAGCTCTTGAAAAAGGATTTGAGGTAAAAGCCTTGGTGAGAAGTCCTGAAAAGATGAGTCAAAAAAACGTAAAGTTGAAAATTCACAAAGGTGATGTTCTTAATTTAAATGACGTAAAACAAGCCGTTGAAGGTACGGATATTGTTGTAAGTCTGTTTGGTCACGTAAAGGGTTCGCCTGAATGGCTACAAACTAACGGAACTAAAAATATTGTGCAGGCAATGAAAGATGCAAACGTTAATAGGATAATATCCCTTTCAGGTGGTGGTTTACCGTTTCCTGAAAAAGATAAGCCAAAATTTGCAGATAAATTGATACGAACAATAATGAAAATTGCAGTTCCAAAAGTTTTAAATGATGCTATTAAACATCACGAAGTGCTTAAAGAGAGTGGTTTAAAATGGTCTATTGTTAGAGGTCCTAGATTAACAAATGATAAAGCGACAGAGAGTTATCGAGTTGGCTGGGTTGGTGTTAATGCAAGTACAAAAATCAGTCGAGCCGATTTAGCTCACTTTATTTTATCTCAAGTTGAGGATGAAAAATTTAATTTTCAAATGCCTTTTGTAAGTGTTTAA
- a CDS encoding AraC family transcriptional regulator, with translation MNTLKKGEFYGNHYQKSAFKNLIITDTKYTHSKVDWHTHENPYFTYLLQGKLFEANKKESYYLKPGSLLFHNWQDAHYNIKPPEFTRGFHIELNNNWFSTFDIQLTDFEGSMNLKSPILKNLMNQIFMETKLNDQYSNVSIESSLIQLFNSLTTPKRNNSKKPFWVNQLKELLIEEQVDYSLHSLSSQLEIHPVHLSREFNRYFGTSLGNYIRLIKLNKAICLLASKKYSLTEVCYQCGFYDQSHFITNFKRIYKTTPSKFLKNLL, from the coding sequence ATGAATACACTAAAAAAGGGGGAATTTTACGGAAACCATTACCAAAAGTCTGCTTTTAAAAATTTAATTATTACCGATACTAAATACACACACAGTAAAGTTGATTGGCATACTCACGAAAACCCATATTTTACATATCTGTTGCAAGGAAAACTCTTTGAAGCTAACAAAAAAGAGTCTTATTATTTAAAGCCAGGAAGTTTACTATTTCATAATTGGCAAGATGCTCATTACAACATAAAACCGCCTGAATTTACAAGAGGTTTTCATATTGAACTGAATAATAATTGGTTTTCAACTTTTGATATTCAACTAACAGATTTTGAAGGAAGTATGAATCTAAAAAGTCCGATACTAAAAAACTTAATGAATCAAATATTTATGGAAACTAAACTTAATGACCAATATTCAAACGTAAGTATTGAGAGTAGTTTAATTCAACTATTTAATTCGTTAACTACACCAAAAAGGAATAATTCCAAAAAGCCCTTTTGGGTAAACCAACTCAAAGAATTGTTAATTGAAGAGCAAGTAGACTATTCTTTACATAGTTTAAGTTCGCAATTAGAAATACATCCTGTTCACCTATCTAGAGAATTCAATCGGTATTTTGGAACAAGTCTTGGCAATTATATTCGTTTGATAAAGTTAAACAAGGCTATTTGTTTACTTGCTTCTAAAAAATACTCATTAACAGAGGTGTGTTATCAATGTGGTTTTTACGACCAAAGTCATTTTATTACCAACTTTAAACGAATTTACAAAACAACTCCTTCAAAATTTTTGAAGAACCTATTGTAA
- a CDS encoding DUF6090 family protein yields MIKFFRKIRHKLLTENKFSKYLIYAIGEIILVVIGILIALQINNINEKSKSREREVNYLKNLKADLVSEIPNNEYFATYRFDKASACASLLNGKEPNSIKDVQNYTDTYETVFVWNEYIPNNNTFKELLSSGNLSLIQNDSIKNGLLELEKLYAGISTGEHHMRREYESYLYDPHVTKVMALGFFDLSKPSYGFPDRLTAEAIPEELHKKMIDDARLQHNNDLFKNGLRLAQMNNGFLAGMHKNLVEYIKGLTVLIDKEIKK; encoded by the coding sequence ATGATAAAATTCTTTAGAAAAATTCGTCACAAATTGCTGACTGAAAATAAGTTCAGCAAATATTTAATTTATGCAATTGGAGAAATTATCTTAGTTGTAATTGGAATTTTGATTGCTCTACAGATAAACAACATCAATGAAAAAAGTAAAAGTAGAGAGCGAGAAGTCAATTACCTGAAAAACCTAAAAGCTGATTTAGTCAGCGAAATTCCGAATAACGAATATTTTGCAACATATCGTTTCGACAAAGCCAGTGCTTGTGCATCACTATTGAATGGTAAAGAACCAAATTCTATTAAAGACGTTCAAAATTATACAGACACATATGAAACTGTATTTGTATGGAATGAATATATTCCTAACAACAACACATTTAAAGAATTATTGAGTTCTGGCAATCTTAGTCTGATTCAAAATGATTCTATTAAAAATGGGTTATTGGAACTTGAAAAACTCTACGCTGGAATATCAACAGGCGAACATCATATGCGAAGAGAATACGAATCGTATCTTTATGACCCACACGTAACTAAAGTTATGGCGCTTGGATTTTTTGATTTAAGTAAACCTTCATATGGATTTCCTGATAGATTAACAGCAGAAGCAATACCAGAAGAATTACATAAGAAAATGATTGACGATGCAAGATTGCAACATAATAATGACTTATTTAAAAACGGGCTAAGACTTGCTCAAATGAATAATGGCTTTTTAGCAGGAATGCATAAAAATTTAGTTGAATATATTAAAGGCCTGACTGTGTTAATTGATAAAGAAATAAAAAAATAA
- a CDS encoding SDR family oxidoreductase: MKQSQQIVLITGGSSGIGLALAKKFMENDNTVIITGRNLSKLKAVQKAFPKIHIYQNDVTNDIEVKILDDNIQEKFGGIDILINNAGIMNLVNAGNENNDLQKQMQEIEINYNSPIRLLHYFLPQLKTSNNAVLVNVSSGLAYVPFAQAPVYSGTKSALHFWTKGIRPQLKPYQIKVVELLPPVVDTPIFDNIGAPEKSNFNPMPPKKLAKLFWKDFIKGKEKMTPGLSNQLKLMSRLTPKFIFNQMNKQPIPKI, from the coding sequence ATGAAACAGTCGCAACAAATTGTACTTATAACTGGAGGTAGCTCAGGAATTGGACTTGCTCTCGCTAAAAAGTTTATGGAAAACGACAATACTGTAATCATTACAGGTCGTAACTTGTCCAAATTGAAAGCGGTTCAAAAGGCCTTTCCAAAAATCCATATATATCAAAATGATGTGACAAATGATATAGAAGTCAAAATATTAGATGACAATATTCAAGAAAAATTTGGGGGCATTGATATTTTGATCAACAATGCAGGAATCATGAATTTGGTAAATGCAGGAAACGAAAACAATGACTTGCAAAAACAAATGCAAGAAATTGAAATCAACTACAATTCGCCAATTCGATTATTACATTACTTTTTACCACAACTTAAAACAAGTAACAACGCAGTTCTTGTAAATGTTTCTTCGGGTTTAGCCTACGTACCCTTTGCACAAGCACCTGTATATTCAGGAACAAAATCGGCCTTGCATTTTTGGACCAAAGGGATACGACCACAACTAAAACCTTATCAAATAAAAGTAGTTGAGCTTTTGCCTCCTGTTGTAGACACCCCAATTTTTGACAATATTGGTGCTCCAGAAAAAAGCAATTTTAACCCCATGCCTCCTAAAAAATTAGCCAAGCTGTTTTGGAAAGATTTTATAAAAGGAAAAGAAAAAATGACACCTGGGCTTTCTAATCAACTAAAATTGATGAGCAGGCTGACACCAAAGTTTATTTTTAATCAAATGAATAAACAACCCATTCCTAAAATATAA
- a CDS encoding MarC family protein encodes MDNLITFAITVFTGFFAITNPISNMTVFVSLTQGLDKTIKRDINKRANIIAFIIVTVFVLLGKYIFELFNISIPAFKITGGILIFFIGFEMLQSKQSNVKSLDSVDTEEDIAVSPMAIPILAGPGTIVTAMNFVANVETIQTVLVIAIFGLMSILTYLTFRASDFIVKIVGNNVISVIGKIMGLIIAIIGTGMVITGIKISFDLITA; translated from the coding sequence ATGGATAATTTAATTACGTTTGCAATTACAGTGTTTACGGGCTTTTTTGCAATTACGAACCCAATTTCAAACATGACAGTTTTTGTTTCCTTAACACAAGGATTAGACAAAACAATAAAGAGAGACATCAATAAAAGAGCAAATATCATCGCTTTTATAATTGTAACTGTTTTTGTCTTGTTAGGAAAATATATTTTTGAGCTTTTTAACATTAGTATTCCTGCTTTTAAAATTACAGGTGGAATCTTAATATTCTTTATTGGTTTTGAAATGCTACAATCAAAACAATCGAACGTAAAAAGTTTAGATAGCGTAGATACTGAAGAAGATATTGCAGTATCACCAATGGCTATTCCTATTTTGGCAGGTCCAGGAACTATTGTTACAGCTATGAATTTTGTTGCCAACGTAGAAACAATTCAGACTGTTTTAGTAATTGCTATTTTTGGATTGATGAGTATTTTAACCTACTTAACCTTTAGAGCAAGCGATTTTATTGTAAAAATTGTTGGGAATAACGTGATTTCTGTAATCGGAAAAATAATGGGGTTAATTATTGCCATTATCGGAACTGGAATGGTCATTACAGGAATTAAAATTTCTTTTGATTTGATTACTGCTTAA
- a CDS encoding bifunctional UDP-sugar hydrolase/5'-nucleotidase, translated as MRRRNFLKQLGGASALAMVGGLTLPSFAAKQKRHITILHTNDTHSQIEPFKPNHHRNANKGGVARRATLIEQIRKENSNTLLLDAGDIFQGTPYFNYFGGELEFKLMSMLKYDVATIGNHDFDNAIEGLYKQLPHAKFDFVSANYDFTNTVLDTHVKPYKIMVKDGIKIGIFGLGIELEGLVSKKMYKETAYLDPIEITQDITNQLKNEEHCDLIICLSHLGYHYRKNTAQISDLNLAKSTKNIDLIIGGHTHTFLPKPTLVKNLDDKNVLVNQVGAYGINLGRIDFYFDEKDHKTSTGTTILV; from the coding sequence ATGAGAAGAAGAAATTTTTTAAAACAACTTGGAGGCGCATCTGCATTAGCGATGGTTGGTGGTTTAACTTTACCATCATTTGCAGCGAAACAAAAACGTCATATCACTATTTTACACACAAATGATACGCACAGTCAAATAGAGCCTTTTAAACCCAACCATCATCGAAATGCAAATAAAGGTGGAGTAGCAAGAAGGGCGACTTTAATTGAACAAATTCGCAAAGAAAACAGCAATACCTTGTTATTAGATGCTGGTGATATTTTTCAAGGAACGCCTTATTTTAATTATTTTGGTGGCGAACTGGAGTTTAAATTGATGAGCATGCTTAAGTATGATGTTGCTACAATTGGGAATCATGATTTTGACAACGCTATTGAAGGTTTATACAAACAATTGCCTCATGCAAAATTTGATTTTGTTTCTGCCAATTACGATTTTACAAATACAGTGTTGGATACGCATGTAAAACCTTATAAAATTATGGTAAAAGACGGAATTAAAATAGGGATTTTTGGTTTGGGAATTGAGTTAGAAGGTTTGGTGAGTAAAAAAATGTATAAAGAAACTGCATATTTAGATCCTATTGAAATTACGCAAGACATTACAAACCAACTGAAAAATGAAGAACATTGCGATTTAATTATTTGTTTATCGCATTTAGGTTATCATTATAGAAAAAACACGGCTCAAATATCCGATTTAAACCTAGCAAAAAGTACTAAAAATATCGACTTAATTATTGGAGGTCATACCCATACTTTTTTGCCAAAACCTACCTTAGTGAAGAATTTAGACGATAAAAATGTACTAGTGAATCAAGTAGGAGCTTATGGCATTAATCTAGGTAGAATTGATTTTTATTTTGATGAAAAAGATCATAAAACCAGCACAGGAACTACAATTTTAGTGTAG
- a CDS encoding DUF4241 domain-containing protein — MFNLFKKKSQKKSEVLSHADYNQIFDNDTIEGMPISVIDIGILKVPTGKIVVCDPLVTPDMKPLSQEVKTGEYPIKIYEVKTENSGDRYAIAKLEFNQQKAIKWVLAVRNGEDINELTDEGDFFGFPVDAGLGGFFDIQAGVEYLKFQDDFIKSNPNGNIYDDFFAMEFKKSAKDQNDTNDYGNWVNFKLPNSDLNITMFQSGYGDGMYPAFWGIDKNGEITSLVIDFFVVLLPEDD; from the coding sequence ATGTTTAACTTATTTAAAAAGAAAAGCCAAAAGAAATCAGAAGTTCTTTCGCACGCAGATTACAACCAGATTTTTGACAATGACACAATCGAAGGAATGCCGATTTCAGTAATTGACATTGGAATATTAAAAGTCCCAACAGGAAAAATAGTGGTGTGCGACCCACTTGTTACACCTGATATGAAACCACTATCTCAAGAAGTTAAAACTGGAGAATATCCTATAAAGATTTATGAAGTTAAAACTGAAAATTCTGGAGACAGATATGCTATCGCAAAACTGGAATTTAATCAACAAAAAGCAATAAAATGGGTTTTAGCTGTAAGAAACGGAGAAGACATTAACGAATTGACTGACGAAGGAGATTTTTTCGGATTTCCTGTTGATGCTGGATTGGGTGGGTTTTTTGACATTCAAGCTGGAGTTGAATATTTGAAATTTCAAGACGACTTTATAAAGTCGAACCCAAATGGGAATATTTATGACGACTTTTTTGCAATGGAATTTAAGAAAAGTGCAAAAGACCAAAATGACACAAACGATTATGGCAATTGGGTAAACTTTAAACTTCCAAATTCTGACTTAAATATTACAATGTTTCAATCAGGTTATGGAGATGGAATGTATCCTGCATTTTGGGGAATTGATAAAAACGGAGAAATAACTTCATTGGTAATTGACTTTTTTGTTGTGCTTTTACCAGAAGATGATTAA
- a CDS encoding helix-turn-helix domain-containing protein — MKREKLKITARCPIKTTTDLIGGKWKLLILFQLALEPLRPSQLKRLIPDISEKMLIQELKALTDSNLVIRKNFGEIPPRVEYELTSVGHKIMPLIDEMKNFATEYENELFNS, encoded by the coding sequence ATGAAAAGAGAAAAACTAAAAATCACTGCCAGATGTCCCATTAAAACTACTACTGATTTAATTGGAGGGAAATGGAAATTACTTATTTTGTTTCAACTTGCTCTTGAACCATTAAGACCATCACAACTCAAACGCTTAATTCCAGATATAAGCGAGAAAATGTTGATACAAGAGTTAAAAGCACTTACCGATAGTAACTTAGTAATACGCAAAAACTTTGGCGAAATACCTCCTAGGGTTGAATATGAGTTAACTTCAGTGGGTCATAAGATTATGCCACTTATTGATGAAATGAAAAACTTTGCTACTGAATATGAAAACGAATTATTTAACAGTTAA
- a CDS encoding helix-turn-helix domain-containing protein, giving the protein MSNIFRSGCPIASTLDIVGDKWSLLIIRDMLLQGKKTFKDFSISPEKIAPGILSSRLKWLEANELLTKQKLPNNQKENIYLLTEKGIALAPMITEIILWSDKNLRGQNSEMFSIAEAGFDQDKSKVTKGIQYNYRQIIEETLS; this is encoded by the coding sequence ATGTCAAATATTTTTAGATCAGGTTGTCCAATTGCTTCTACGTTAGATATTGTGGGTGATAAATGGTCTTTACTCATCATAAGAGATATGTTGCTTCAAGGAAAGAAGACTTTTAAGGATTTTTCCATATCTCCTGAAAAAATAGCGCCTGGTATATTATCGTCAAGATTAAAGTGGTTGGAAGCAAACGAATTGCTTACAAAACAGAAATTACCCAACAACCAAAAAGAAAACATTTATTTGTTAACAGAAAAGGGAATAGCTTTAGCACCAATGATCACAGAAATTATACTATGGAGCGATAAAAACTTAAGAGGGCAAAATTCTGAAATGTTTTCAATAGCCGAAGCAGGATTTGATCAAGACAAATCAAAAGTTACAAAAGGTATTCAATATAATTATCGTCAAATTATTGAAGAGACATTGAGTTGA